TAATTAAATTGTTAATTAGTTTCATTAGTATTGGcattgtttgttttttcttttgatctATCATCTCCCacaatgttgttgttgttcttgttgttgtttATATCATTATCAACATGCACATCATCCACAACTCAATAATCCTCATCATATGGGTATAACACCCACCACCCATACATCATCACCAACATTTGAAAGCCCATCACCATCATTCACCATCATAATTATATTCCCACCGCTTTTAATTATTCATCATGTCTTCATAATTAGCTAGTATAATACATAGTTACATACCCATTGACATTTCAATTTAATTCTAAGCATGAGTTTTGTAGATGATGGTAGTGATTAATTATTGATTAGGAGTACTAATGAGAACATGGCATGAGATATCATTTAATTATTGGTTTAGTTTGATGGCATTATTGTCAATACTTTAATTCGGAATATTGAATGATTGTAGCTTGAAGGAATCAAGAAAAATGGGGATGCAAGCTTTGTTTTGGGGGTAAAGAATGAAGAGTTGATGATGACAATGGACACTAGAACCACCTCCTCTAGATCACAGCAAGAAGAATTGCGTGAAGGCTCAACTCAAGACATGTATCCGGCCACGCCTTCTCCACCTCCTTCAAgtgcaagaagaagaaaaggcaTTCCCCATAGGGCTCCTTTTGGTTCCTAATGAATAATCCCAATTGGCCACTCCTTCAAACTTGGTACATATACAATATTCATCCTCAAAAGCATTTTTTTTATTCCTTGGAATACAAACCTCTTTTGGGGGTAAAGTGCAAACCttgttattaaaatttatttattttcaataaaaaagaaaaaagaataggAGCCTTTGGAGGGGGGTTTGTACTTTGTTTAAGGTCCATGTTGtggaaaagaaagggaaagggtTATAAGAAAAAGCTCCCTCTTTTCCGGTTTGGGttcaaataaaaacaaaaccccTCTTGTGAACAAACCAATAATGCATAattgtttaatatttaatttaatagtaGCTGGTGTATATGTCATTAAGAAAACAATAAAGCAAGGCTTTGTGGAGTCCGTTTTATAGTTTTCAATGGCCCACCATGCACATGGGCCGTTTACATAAAGATAATCCCACCTTTTTATatcatttatttaatattatttacttTGATAATACGTGTGCATGTAAAGTAATGGTGATTAACAAACTAAGTTACGTAGTGATTCAGCACATCGCCTTTTAAGTAGGATTAGGGGTCTAAATCCTAActtttataaatgaaaaaatattttctcaatcaAAATTTCTGCTTAATGCACTAACTGTAGAGCAATGAATTAGTTTTTTGACCGTCGAATGTGAAGATACCTTTGCCAACCCAAAAAAAGTAATGTGGACAAATCAACTTTCTATTTATCATTACTCATTTTGGAGAGCTCAATGAAATTGCCACACTTTCTCTCTTTTTGCCATTTATGCTTCTTATTATTTCcgtcctctctctttctcttatcCGCTTCCTAATTTCTTTGATTCTTCCGTTGAATTATATGAACATATAATTGATTAGTTGAATTTTATATCCTTGGGAATAATTTCTGAGCATTGCAAGGGTAACCAAATCTGTGATTGATTGGTTGTTCATATATTTCATATAATTGCGTAGCGTCGTTTTCTATACCTATAAAACTATTGAGTTGAGCCAAGGCAATTAGGCGGGAGTGCTGGAAGTTGAGTCACAAAGAACAAAACCGATGCACCCACCTTAACCGTTTATGAAATTTATCTATACAAATAAACCATTATTTGAATTTAAGGCGTAGAATTACCTTGCACCAAAAATTATACTACACACTTGGTAGAGATTTGTGTATACACTATACAGGACATATTACTTGTATTTTTCATTTCACGGTTAATTTTAAGAAAATGTTGGGTAATAAGAGACACGAATGACTTTAGACATCAAaagtgaaaaaagaaaaagaaagtgatTGTAATTTATGATGTTATGTGTTATGATAATTAATTATTACCTCATGTTTCGGGTTTAACTCTCACATTCTCATAGATAAAGAGTTTGAATCCTCTACTTCCAGTAAAATCTCAGGTGGTGTAACTCTCAATGAGGAGATTCTATGACACTCCTACACAGGAGTAGGTATGCCTCTGCAACATGTTATTGACGTCCTGCCTAGTAGGTTGAAGATTTTTTTCTCCGTTCTACCattcttttattaaaaaaagataaagagaaaaaaattaagtgcATGTAAGGTGTATTCTATACTATTTAAATGTCCAACTATCATAATAAGCATTTCATTGTTTATTTGCATAAGGAAAACTAATAACAAAAGTTCGGTACTCTTACAAAAGAGGGTTGGATACCTTTTAATTtcttgtttaaaaaaattaagactaggtttcaaattataaaaatttagtCTAGAAGACAATATAAACATCATGTTAAAAAGGCATGGAACTTTACATTTTCAAGTGGCGGAGAAACCACTAATAATAAACCTCACAAACTATTAATCTCTATGAGTCTAAATGCTCAcataaaatcaaaaaaaaaaaagtatgcatTTGCATTCAATTAATCCTACATGTGAATGTGCTACTTTATACTCCACATGTAGGATGATTGTGTAGGAGTAGAAGATTAGACATGCAACAAGGAACatatacaccctccggtcacatatataagcaaaaaaacacattctaggttcattcatttaatgcaTGTACCTAGTCATTAAATAATGATTAGGTACAtgcattaaatgaatgaacataaaatgtgtttttttgcttatatatgtgaccggagaGTGTATATACTAAGAGCTGCATTTTTTGGAGTACCGCAATCGTTTCGTTTTTCGGTAACATAGTGATTCAATGGCCTTTATTTTGGTGCGTGCTGCTGCCTTGTGCGTCCCCTATGATCCCCGCTCTAATTTAAAGAAATCGAATCAAACTAAACCAATTAATTTTGATTAGCTCGAATTCTATTTTTATCCAAACCTAAATCAACTCAATCCGTGTGTACTCCTAATTTTAGTCAAATTATTAACTTTGAGTAACATCTTAAACCAATTTTGACAAAAGAGAAACTTAGATCAAGAAACCCTTGCCAAACATAGTCTTATGTTAAAAGACCATGAAATGAGAGCCGCCTCCTCAAGGAGCTAGGGTCCGAAGGAGATACCTTTGATTCAGAAACAAGAATTTGAAACTAAATCAAATAAAGAACCATCTTGAAGAAATTCGTCAAACATACTTGCTATTCATTCATCACTTCAATACTTCTCAACACTACCTGAGCATTTgcctttaaaaaaaacaacctGAGCATTTGCATGTCTTCACAACCATAGATCCTTCTATATATATGTGTCATCATTCATATGGAGCAATGGTTTAGTGTAAGTTTGGATTTCCATTAGCAATGGTTAAAAGCACTTCGATTGAAATATCCGTATCCGAAAAGAAGAAAAGTACTTTAACAGAAATTTAAACACACACTTGAGAACCCACCAAATAATTGTGTGAAAAGCTGATCCCTGAAAAATGTCTTAGTGCCATTTTGGTTCCTCATTTGCACCGTGGGAAAAATATATACCTCAGTGCATTAAAGGAGAAGTAAGATTTTTGTCACGTTGTTGTCAAAATATAAATCCAAACATACACCAAATGTTGTGGAAAGTGCTCCATAATTGTGGTTGTGGCATCCCATCACTAGAACTCTCAGGCGCCAGGGTAAGTATATCAGTGATGATGAATGAAGAAAGAGGAGGTAAGATTCACCCAATATATTCCATGAGAACAAGAATCTCTATATTCTAATGCATCTCTTTTAATGAGCTATGTGATGCTTGAAATTATTTGcttgaagagaagaaaaaatgagGCCACAATCAACTTATTAGGCCGGTCATGATTCATGGCAAGTACTAATAAAACCATTTAATGCAAAAAAATGAGCTTGATCTCAATTTGGAAGAATCTGATTAGATCTAACAGATCCAATATTCCGAAATTGCGAGAAGGATCTCATCAACAATGAAGACATTCGATCAAGATGCCTAATTGGTCTTGATTTCATCACAACCTCTATGGTAGATGAAGTAGTAGTAGTGGAAGCCGTTTCACAACCTCTTTGTATGGTGGTAATTCCAACATATATAGATGACTGATTCTCAGACAAAGATCTCTTCAACCACCTTCCCACAACACGTGGCTTTTTCGGCATGTTTGAGGTGGAGAAAGAAACGGAGTGAAGCAACAGAGGAGGACATGGTCGTTGAAATCTTGACATGGAACCAGCAACATCATTATTCATtgattgatgatgatgagcaGGCAAGACTTGATTATCATTATGATGATTACTTGGAGTTTCAGGCACATGCGAGCATACCCTTTGTTCTGAAGCATGCCCAGTCAGTCGTTCACACATGATGGGTGAACGACAAACAGGGCAATTTGCATGGATCTTGAACCATGCTTCGATGCAAGAAGCATGGAATGCATGGTTACATGAAGGAAACAACCTCACTTGTTCACCATCTTCCCATTCTCCAAGGCAAATGTAGCATTCACTATGATCCAAAAGAAAGATTTCTTCTTCACTGTTTTGGGTTGatgagaatttgagaattgggaTCTTGTTGAGGATTTCAACTGGGACCCCACCACTCTTGACCTTCACATGCCTTATGTTGTTGTTCCTATGTTGTCCTCTTTGGGACATGATGTAATAGATCAAGTGAATGAGACGGTATGCTGCTAATGCTAGAATGGCACCAATTAAAACAGCAGAAAAGATGATAAAAGGGGTGTAAGGGCCTAACATTATTTTGGCTACCTTGAAGTTCATGGTTCATCCTGGATTGGTTAGCCATGGAATGATTGATTTGTGATGAATGCTGCCATTTGCTTGCTTTTGATTTGGTTTGAGGTTGCATCATGGTTAAATAGGACAGAAATAGTTGCATTGTTGCGTGTTGTGATTGTAGAAAGTGCTAGTATTTTTGGTTTGGgtttcttaatttttcaaatggTTGTTCCTCTAAAGATGGGTTTGACTGCTACATTTAAGTGGAATGCATAGTTTCACACGGTACACATACCAATTCTATAGTGTGGAAGCTCACAAGCAACAACAGGAAGTTGTCAAGTGTATTTGACAATTGTAATTGTGTTGTTCATAGAAAAAAAGGGTTTTGGAAGACCTCCACTTTCATGAGATAATTAATCAAGAAACTTAACAAGAAAGTTTTGGCTTTAATTTACTACCCTGTTTTTGAGATGTTGTCTATCAACTGCTAgttgatttattattaatatttgtatTAATGTGTATTAAGGGTATTTCCTAACTAAAAGCTAAAGACTAATAAAAagactaattttttttctcgatGTATCCCCACATTCGGTAGTTATGAGTCTAATTCGCTCAAGATTCGAAAATCACATTAAGTGGTAGGGAACTTGCAACAAATCATTCTTTATACACATTGTTCAATGATCGAACCTTAGATTAAATGCTTAAAGAGTTTAGCTATCTATTAATTTTGTTGAACCTTGTTGGTAAAGATTAAAATCTTTGGAGACATGGAGATTAAAGATATTTTAACCACTTACTAATTGTGCCAAATTTTCTTACTAATACATTATTTATCATAAGAGATCCAAAAATTAATAAATCCTTTATTAGCATTTTTCTAATAAAtttaagggttaaatatgtATTTGGTCCCTCATACTATATCACTGGCCAAGTTTACTACCTCttaaattcatatttttaatcATAAAAACATGCAATTGTTTTGCTTAACAATTTTCTTACTTGTTGGACAAAAGAGATGTTCTAAAACTATGAGATCTCTACATTTAGCTAAATAACAAACTATAAGTGGATTGAACACATGAGGTTGaacacttaaaaaaaaaaacacatgagGAATGctcaacactttttttttttttatagacaaatgttagtggttagttatcagtaagttagaaaatcccttcaattttttcttccaggattcgaaccctggactttcccctccccaacccttatgttcCCTAGCTCTCAACACTCATCTTTTCTTCCAATGTGAATgtgagactttttttttttgaaattgtgaATGTGAGACTTACTAACACTTATAAGTTATATCACAACCCTActcaaacttaaaaaaaaaattgtcgtATATTCCCAGAAGATTCTGTGTTTCTACGATGGTTCATATATAACTAACAAATCATTAATCTCCTGTGTTAGCGCTGGCGAGCGCTTCTTGCAACATGGGATGCAGGGCCATTAATGCACTCTTCAGTCTTCACAGATACAACTTCACAACAATCTTGTAACTATTAGTGTTTGATTGATTCttcaaaaaatgaataaaataagaTGATACATCATACATGTTATTGTTGCTTGTGATAGGAGATAAGCAAAAGTCAG
This is a stretch of genomic DNA from Lotus japonicus ecotype B-129 chromosome 1, LjGifu_v1.2. It encodes these proteins:
- the LOC130732616 gene encoding RING-H2 finger protein ATL32-like; its protein translation is MNFKVAKIMLGPYTPFIIFSAVLIGAILALAAYRLIHLIYYIMSQRGQHRNNNIRHVKVKSGGVPVEILNKIPILKFSSTQNSEEEIFLLDHSECYICLGEWEDGEQVRLFPSCNHAFHASCIEAWFKIHANCPVCRSPIMCERLTGHASEQRVCSHVPETPSNHHNDNQVLPAHHHQSMNNDVAGSMSRFQRPCPPLLLHSVSFSTSNMPKKPRVVGRWLKRSLSENQSSIYVGITTIQRGCETASTTTTSSTIEVVMKSRPIRHLDRMSSLLMRSFSQFRNIGSVRSNQILPN